One candidate division Zixibacteria bacterium HGW-Zixibacteria-1 genomic region harbors:
- the lpxK gene encoding tetraacyldisaccharide 4'-kinase: MQKIWFKITSNKSNPLYWPILAFLWIISLFYRLGFSLKMRFTSATIRTKAAVVSVGNLTVGGTGKTPMVIELARYFVLIGRKVGVVSSAYGRRHDKDIIGSGEELQSGSIFDLGDEVMVMAHALPEVSFGISKSKSNAARLLDNNNELDVIFVDDGFQHRRLHRDYDILLLEAGHDIRKDSVFPLGSLREPVDSIGRADAVIFTKTNFSPIQMEYREWVSRIMQDKILAEVGYFNENAISPDERLTIESLAERKVYFFAGIGGFDRLLNYLKTRFNNLAGHRQFPDHCSYPPSDAALIKNDIDKQGPEIVITTYKDFVKLRNFDFGRKIYYLDLKLGFTNGEKELLKALESVVNK; the protein is encoded by the coding sequence ATGCAAAAGATATGGTTCAAAATAACAAGTAATAAAAGTAATCCTCTTTATTGGCCCATCCTGGCATTTTTGTGGATTATATCGCTTTTTTATCGCCTGGGCTTCAGCCTGAAAATGCGTTTCACATCCGCAACCATCAGGACCAAAGCCGCTGTGGTCTCTGTCGGCAATTTGACTGTCGGGGGAACCGGCAAAACGCCCATGGTTATTGAATTGGCGCGGTATTTTGTTTTGATCGGCAGGAAAGTCGGGGTGGTGTCATCCGCCTACGGCAGACGGCATGATAAAGATATCATCGGCTCGGGAGAGGAACTGCAGTCAGGCAGCATTTTTGATCTTGGCGATGAGGTTATGGTGATGGCGCATGCTTTGCCGGAAGTGTCTTTCGGTATTTCAAAATCAAAATCCAACGCGGCGCGATTGCTGGATAACAATAATGAACTGGATGTAATTTTTGTCGATGACGGCTTTCAACATCGCCGATTGCATCGTGATTATGATATTTTGCTGCTGGAAGCCGGTCATGACATAAGGAAAGATTCAGTTTTCCCGCTTGGTTCCCTGCGCGAGCCGGTTGACAGTATCGGGCGGGCCGACGCCGTCATTTTTACCAAGACAAATTTCAGCCCGATTCAAATGGAATATCGGGAATGGGTCAGTCGGATCATGCAGGATAAAATATTGGCGGAGGTTGGGTATTTCAATGAAAATGCAATATCTCCTGATGAACGACTGACAATAGAAAGCCTGGCCGAAAGAAAAGTCTATTTTTTTGCCGGAATCGGCGGTTTTGACCGGCTTTTGAATTATCTCAAGACCCGCTTCAATAATCTGGCCGGTCACCGGCAGTTCCCCGATCACTGCAGCTATCCGCCCTCCGACGCCGCGCTTATAAAGAACGATATAGATAAACAGGGCCCCGAAATCGTAATTACTACATACAAAGATTTTGTTAAGCTGAGAAATTTTGATTTTGGACGGAAGATATATTATCTTGACTTGAAACTTGGATTCACGAACGGAGAAAAGGAACTGCTGAAGGCGCTTGAAAGTGTGGTGAACAAATAG